AGGCGGGCGGCCGGCCGACGCTGAGCGCGATCGCCGGGCTGGACCGCGAGTTGTCGCGGCGCGGGGCACTGGGGTCGGAAGCACAGGATTTTAACGTCTCGGTCGGCGCGGACCTCAGCTATCCGCTCTTCCAGGGCGGGCGGGTCAAGAATGACATTCGCGCCGCCAAGGCGCGGGTCGATGCCGGTCGCGCGACCCTGCGCGCGGTCGAGGGCGATGTCTTCACGCAGGCGGTCGCGGCCTACATGGACGTGATCCGCGCCCGCGCCGTGGTGGAGCTGAGCGCCAATCAAGTGGACGTGCTCGATACCAATCTTCAGGCGAGCCAAGATCGTTTCGAGATCGGCGACCTGACACGCACCGATGTCGCGCAATCGGAAGCGCGGCTCCAGCTGGCGCAATCGCGGCTGGCGGGGGCGCAGGGTCAGCTTGCGGCTGCCGAGGAAACCTATCGGCAGGTGATCGGCGACGCGCCCGGCGTGCTGGCGCCGCCGCCGCCCTTGCCCCCGCTGCCCGATACGCCCGAGGAAGCGGTGCGGATCGCGCTGGTAGAGAATGCCGACTTTGAGGCGGCGCGCGAACTGGCGCAGGCTGCCGGCTATGATGTGCGCGTCGCGCGCGCCTCGCGTCTGCCGACGGTGTCGGCGGTTGGTTCGGGTACCTATGTGAACGCGCTAGGCAATTCGGGCGACGATGCGCTCGGCAATCCTTTCCCCAACGATGGGTCGGTGACGAGCGTCGGGCTATCCTCGCGCATTCCCATCTATCAGGGCGGTGCGCCCGCCGCGCGGGTGGCGCAGGCACAGGCATTCGAAGCGCAGCGGCTCGAGCTGCTGATTGCCGCCGAGCGCGGCGTGGTGGCGGAAACGCGCTCGGCCTTCGCAGCCTATAAAGCATCGCAGCGCGCCATTGCCGCCAACCAGGTGGCGGTCGAGGCGAACGAATTGGCGCTCGAAGGGGCGCGGCTGGAAAATTCGATCGGGACGCG
The nucleotide sequence above comes from Sphingomicrobium arenosum. Encoded proteins:
- a CDS encoding TolC family outer membrane protein, which gives rise to MRLGKFATGVALAVLALPMVAQAQDRETLSEALRDTYLTNPTLTAQREALRATDANVALAKAGGRPTLSAIAGLDRELSRRGALGSEAQDFNVSVGADLSYPLFQGGRVKNDIRAAKARVDAGRATLRAVEGDVFTQAVAAYMDVIRARAVVELSANQVDVLDTNLQASQDRFEIGDLTRTDVAQSEARLQLAQSRLAGAQGQLAAAEETYRQVIGDAPGVLAPPPPLPPLPDTPEEAVRIALVENADFEAARELAQAAGYDVRVARASRLPTVSAVGSGTYVNALGNSGDDALGNPFPNDGSVTSVGLSSRIPIYQGGAPAARVAQAQAFEAQRLELLIAAERGVVAETRSAFAAYKASQRAIAANQVAVEANELALEGARLENSIGTRSVLFVLDAEQELLNARVDLVTAERDAYVAGFRLLNAMGQAEAEDLELGGGALYDPVGAYREVANRWSDWGGRRVDGPTATSTVTDEERPQGVTERQ